A DNA window from Lysobacter silvisoli contains the following coding sequences:
- the ilvC gene encoding ketol-acid reductoisomerase, which yields MTSTASRPKIAIVGYGSQGRAHALNLRDSGFDVTVGLRPGGPTELKAKADGFTVQTPAEAVAAADLVAVLTPDMVQPQLYREVIEPNIRAGACLLFAHGFNVHYGQIAPRADLDLVLVAPKGPGALVRREYEIGRGVPSVYAVHQDTSGRAEEFALTYCAGIGGARQNAIRTTFKEETETDLFGEQAVLCGGATKLVQAGWETLVEAGYQPEVAYYECLHELKLIVDLFYEGGVTRMHEFISETAQYGALTRGPYVVDEDTRAQMRRVLKEIQDGTFARQWIAEYAAGNANYKALKQADLDHPIEAVGKKLRANMKWLDTAPKAQPAAPAPAATRGERQEEAA from the coding sequence ATGACCAGCACCGCTTCCCGCCCCAAGATCGCCATCGTCGGCTACGGCAGCCAGGGCCGCGCGCACGCGCTCAACCTGCGCGACTCCGGCTTCGACGTCACCGTAGGCCTGCGCCCCGGCGGTCCCACCGAACTCAAGGCCAAGGCCGACGGCTTCACCGTCCAGACCCCGGCCGAGGCGGTGGCCGCGGCCGATCTGGTCGCGGTGCTCACGCCGGACATGGTTCAGCCGCAGCTCTATCGCGAGGTCATCGAGCCCAACATCCGCGCCGGCGCCTGCCTGCTGTTCGCGCACGGCTTCAACGTGCACTACGGCCAGATCGCGCCGCGCGCGGATCTGGACTTGGTGCTGGTGGCGCCCAAGGGTCCGGGCGCGCTGGTGCGCCGCGAATACGAGATCGGCCGCGGCGTGCCCAGCGTCTATGCCGTACATCAGGACACCAGCGGCCGCGCCGAAGAGTTCGCGCTGACCTATTGCGCCGGCATCGGCGGCGCGCGCCAGAACGCGATCCGGACCACGTTCAAGGAAGAGACCGAGACCGACCTGTTCGGCGAGCAGGCCGTGCTCTGCGGCGGCGCGACCAAGCTGGTCCAGGCCGGCTGGGAAACCCTGGTCGAGGCCGGCTACCAGCCCGAGGTCGCCTATTACGAATGCCTGCACGAACTGAAGCTGATCGTGGACCTGTTCTACGAAGGCGGCGTGACCCGCATGCACGAGTTCATCAGCGAGACCGCGCAGTACGGCGCGCTGACCCGCGGCCCCTACGTGGTCGACGAGGACACCCGCGCGCAGATGCGCCGCGTGCTCAAGGAAATCCAGGACGGCACCTTCGCCCGCCAGTGGATCGCCGAGTACGCCGCCGGCAACGCCAATTACAAGGCGCTCAAGCAGGCCGACCTGGATCACCCGATCGAGGCGGTGGGCAAGAAGCTGCGCGCGAACATGAAGTGGCTGGATACGGCGCCCAAGGCGCAGCCGGCCGCACCCGCTCCCGCCGCCACCCGCGGCGAACGACAGGAAGAGGCTGCGTGA
- the ilvG gene encoding acetolactate synthase 2 catalytic subunit, translating into MNGARWLAQALAAEGVDTLFGYPGGTIMPFYDALHGSDLKHVLVRHEQGAAFAANGYARASGRVGVCVATSGPGASNLVTGIADAMLDSVPMVAITGQVPTGLMGTDAFQELDVFGMTLPIVKHSFLARSVDELPRMVGEAFRLARSGRPGPVLIDLPKDVQNADASHLPAHAPLPTDPVPAAPDASYHEAAALIAHARKPLVYGGGGIALGDAVDAFRAFVEGSQIPAVLTLKGLGALPADHLLNLGMLGMHGNRAANMSVQECDLLIVVGARFDDRATGKLAEFAPNARVVHLDLDPAEIGKLRAVDAAVNGDLRRSLDALTPACTAQTQARNGGARRTWRDICLQRKRDCAPRYDAPGETVYAPALLKRLSELAPKAVVACDVGQHQMWVAQHWRFDDPRKHLTSGALGAMGFGLPAAIGAQLQDPAAQVICVSGDGSFLMNVQELATAARYRLPVKIVLLDNQALGMVRQWQELFFERRYSEIDLSDNPDFCAIAAAFGVAAFHVERADAVEDALAAMLACEGPALLHVAIDQQANVWPLVPPNSNNAQMLDPEADAAATAAAPSPTPANDKEDAHAIPA; encoded by the coding sequence ATGAACGGTGCCCGCTGGCTGGCGCAAGCGCTGGCCGCAGAAGGCGTGGACACGCTGTTCGGTTATCCGGGCGGCACGATCATGCCTTTCTACGACGCCCTGCACGGGTCGGACCTCAAGCATGTGCTGGTCCGCCACGAGCAAGGCGCCGCTTTCGCTGCCAACGGCTATGCCCGTGCCAGCGGGCGAGTCGGCGTATGCGTGGCCACCTCCGGCCCCGGCGCATCCAACCTGGTCACCGGCATCGCCGACGCGATGCTGGACTCGGTGCCGATGGTCGCCATCACCGGCCAGGTCCCGACCGGGCTGATGGGCACCGATGCGTTCCAGGAACTGGACGTGTTCGGCATGACCCTGCCCATCGTCAAGCACAGCTTCCTGGCGCGCAGCGTGGACGAGCTGCCGCGCATGGTCGGCGAGGCCTTCCGCCTGGCGCGTTCGGGCCGGCCCGGCCCGGTGCTGATCGATCTGCCCAAGGACGTGCAGAACGCCGACGCCTCGCATCTGCCCGCGCACGCGCCGCTGCCGACCGACCCGGTGCCGGCCGCGCCCGACGCCTCCTACCACGAGGCCGCGGCACTGATCGCGCACGCACGCAAGCCGCTGGTCTACGGCGGCGGCGGCATCGCCCTGGGCGACGCCGTGGACGCGTTCCGCGCCTTCGTCGAAGGCAGCCAGATCCCGGCCGTGCTGACGCTGAAAGGCCTGGGCGCGCTGCCGGCCGATCACCTGTTGAACCTGGGCATGCTGGGCATGCACGGCAACCGCGCCGCCAACATGTCGGTGCAGGAATGCGATCTGCTGATCGTGGTCGGCGCGCGCTTCGACGACCGCGCCACCGGCAAGCTGGCCGAGTTCGCGCCGAACGCGCGCGTGGTCCATCTGGACCTGGACCCGGCCGAGATCGGCAAGCTGCGCGCGGTGGACGCGGCCGTGAACGGCGACCTGCGCCGCTCGCTGGACGCGCTGACCCCGGCCTGCACCGCGCAGACCCAGGCGCGCAACGGCGGCGCGCGCCGTACCTGGCGCGACATCTGCCTGCAGCGCAAGCGCGATTGCGCGCCGCGCTACGACGCGCCCGGCGAAACCGTGTACGCGCCGGCGCTGCTCAAGCGCCTGTCGGAACTGGCGCCCAAGGCGGTGGTCGCATGCGACGTGGGCCAACACCAGATGTGGGTGGCCCAGCACTGGCGCTTCGACGATCCGCGCAAGCACCTGACCAGCGGCGCGCTGGGCGCCATGGGTTTCGGCCTGCCGGCCGCGATCGGCGCGCAGCTGCAGGACCCGGCCGCGCAAGTGATCTGCGTCAGCGGCGACGGCTCGTTCCTGATGAACGTGCAGGAGCTGGCCACGGCCGCGCGCTACCGCCTGCCGGTGAAGATCGTGCTGCTCGACAACCAGGCCCTGGGCATGGTGCGGCAGTGGCAGGAGCTGTTCTTCGAGCGCCGCTATTCCGAGATCGATCTGTCCGACAACCCGGACTTCTGCGCGATCGCCGCGGCCTTCGGCGTGGCCGCGTTCCATGTCGAACGCGCCGACGCGGTCGAGGACGCGCTGGCCGCGATGCTGGCCTGCGAGGGCCCGGCGCTGCTGCACGTGGCCATCGACCAGCAGGCCAACGTCTGGCCGCTGGTGCCGCCCAACAGCAACAACGCGCAAATGCTGGACCCCGAAGCCGACGCCGCGGCGACCGCCGCCGCCCCCTCTCCCACCCCCGCCAACGACAAGGAGGATGCCCATGCGATACCAGCTTGA
- a CDS encoding ACT domain-containing protein: protein MRYQLELTLRQAEGALARVLGAAERRGFRPLSVDGEAQPDGDRWHLRMTVEGERADSALQSQLAKLYDCLAVEVSPCT from the coding sequence ATGCGATACCAGCTTGAACTGACCCTGCGCCAGGCCGAGGGCGCGCTGGCTCGCGTACTGGGCGCCGCCGAACGGCGCGGTTTCCGTCCCCTGTCGGTGGACGGCGAAGCGCAACCCGATGGCGATCGCTGGCACCTGCGCATGACGGTGGAAGGCGAGCGCGCCGACAGCGCGCTGCAGAGCCAGCTGGCCAAGCTCTACGACTGTTTGGCGGTGGAGGTGTCCCCATGTACTTGA
- a CDS encoding aminotransferase class IV: MYLNAETLEAPPAAQARGAADAAARAARAPRERYPQPREQPLIWFDGEFIAGDAPEAPLTTHAMHYGTAVFEGIRSYATADGGAAVFRLREHMERMRKGADMFGIDFDVDRASRATLATLRANGHRDAYIRPLTWMGTGTIGLDVDPLSQHLMIATLAKVVHLGGARTRLTVSPWKRNPATSLPALKLSGAYVNSILAKREAKQRGFDEALFTDDKGYVVECTGANVFMVKNGVVTSVDHRDALPGITRDTMIALSGASSREVTLHELLDADEVFVCGTAAEATAIAVLDRREFGDNPVTRELSALYARVVRGEEPGYAHWLTAV; this comes from the coding sequence ATGTACTTGAATGCCGAAACCCTGGAAGCGCCGCCGGCCGCGCAAGCCCGCGGCGCCGCCGACGCGGCCGCGCGTGCGGCGCGCGCGCCGCGCGAGCGCTATCCGCAACCGCGCGAGCAGCCGCTGATCTGGTTCGATGGCGAGTTCATCGCCGGCGACGCACCGGAAGCCCCGCTGACCACCCACGCCATGCATTACGGCACCGCCGTGTTCGAGGGCATCCGCAGCTATGCCACCGCCGACGGCGGCGCGGCGGTGTTCCGCCTGCGCGAACACATGGAGCGCATGCGCAAGGGTGCGGACATGTTCGGCATCGACTTCGACGTCGACCGCGCCAGCCGCGCCACCCTCGCCACGCTGCGCGCCAACGGCCATCGCGACGCCTACATCCGTCCGCTGACCTGGATGGGCACCGGCACGATCGGCCTGGACGTGGACCCGCTGAGCCAGCACCTGATGATCGCCACCCTGGCCAAAGTGGTGCACCTGGGCGGCGCGCGCACGCGTCTGACCGTGTCGCCGTGGAAGCGCAACCCGGCGACTTCGCTGCCCGCGCTGAAGCTGTCCGGCGCCTACGTCAATTCCATCCTGGCCAAGCGCGAAGCCAAGCAGCGCGGTTTCGACGAGGCGCTGTTCACCGACGACAAGGGGTACGTGGTCGAGTGCACCGGCGCCAATGTGTTCATGGTCAAGAACGGCGTGGTCACCTCGGTCGACCATCGCGACGCGCTGCCGGGCATCACCCGCGACACCATGATCGCGCTGTCCGGCGCCAGTTCGCGCGAGGTCACCCTGCACGAGCTGCTGGACGCCGACGAGGTCTTCGTCTGCGGCACCGCCGCCGAGGCCACCGCGATCGCGGTGCTGGACCGCCGCGAGTTCGGCGACAACCCGGTCACCCGCGAGCTGTCGGCGCTGTACGCGCGCGTGGTCCGCGGCGAGGAGCCGGGCTACGCGCACTGGCTGACGGCGGTCTAG
- a CDS encoding threonine dehydratase: MDGDVARAAHVSAADLLAAQARLRRYLPPTPLHHAERFGCWLKLENLQRTGSYKVRGALNALLAGRERGDHRPVIAASAGNHAQGLAWAAYRLGVNAITVMPRGAPQTKIAGVAHWGATVRLHGDSYDEAKAFACELAQQHDYRLLSAFDDADVIAGQGTVGLELATFAPDVVVVPIGGGGLAAGVALALKSELLTGTPASRRVRVIGAQVEGVDSMARALRGDRRAIEPAATLADGVRVKDPGRLTQRVLEKLLDDVVIVREAELRETLVRLALEEHVIAEGAGALALAAGRRIAAKRKCAVVSGGNVDAGVLAQLLSDVRPRAPRRPRRRSREAPARAAAGEGDIYRLARLSRGPASDPRPAHRLAATHPHSDLTEDLPA, translated from the coding sequence ATGGATGGCGACGTAGCCCGCGCCGCGCACGTGAGCGCCGCCGACCTGCTGGCGGCGCAGGCGCGGCTGCGTCGTTACCTGCCGCCCACGCCGCTGCACCACGCCGAACGTTTCGGCTGCTGGCTGAAGCTGGAGAACCTGCAGCGCACCGGTTCCTACAAGGTGCGCGGCGCGTTGAATGCGCTGCTGGCCGGGCGCGAGCGCGGCGACCACCGCCCGGTGATCGCCGCCTCCGCCGGCAACCATGCGCAGGGCCTGGCCTGGGCCGCCTACCGCCTGGGCGTCAACGCGATCACGGTGATGCCGCGCGGCGCGCCGCAGACCAAGATCGCCGGCGTCGCCCATTGGGGCGCGACCGTGCGCCTGCACGGCGACAGTTACGACGAAGCCAAGGCTTTCGCCTGCGAGCTGGCGCAGCAGCACGACTACCGCTTGCTGTCGGCCTTCGACGATGCCGACGTGATCGCCGGCCAGGGCACCGTCGGCCTGGAGCTGGCCACGTTCGCGCCGGACGTGGTGGTGGTGCCGATCGGCGGCGGCGGCCTGGCCGCCGGCGTGGCCCTGGCGCTGAAATCCGAACTGCTGACGGGCACGCCTGCGTCGCGGCGCGTGCGCGTAATCGGCGCCCAGGTCGAAGGCGTGGACTCGATGGCGCGCGCGCTGCGCGGCGACCGCCGCGCGATCGAGCCGGCCGCGACCCTGGCCGACGGCGTGCGGGTCAAGGACCCCGGCCGCCTGACCCAGCGCGTGCTGGAAAAGTTGCTGGACGACGTGGTGATCGTGCGCGAGGCCGAACTGCGCGAAACCCTGGTGCGGCTGGCCTTGGAAGAACACGTGATCGCCGAGGGCGCCGGCGCGCTGGCGCTGGCCGCCGGCCGGCGCATCGCCGCCAAGCGCAAGTGCGCGGTGGTGTCGGGCGGCAATGTGGATGCCGGCGTATTGGCGCAGCTGCTGTCGGACGTGCGCCCGCGCGCGCCGCGCCGTCCGCGCCGCCGCAGCCGCGAGGCGCCCGCACGCGCGGCCGCCGGCGAGGGCGACATCTACCGGCTGGCCCGACTTAGTCGCGGGCCGGCGTCCGACCCGCGCCCGGCCCATCGCCTTGCCGCCACTCACCCGCATTCCGATCTGACCGAGGACTTACCCGCATGA
- a CDS encoding 2-isopropylmalate synthase — protein sequence MNPPAPDVPDVAAEARTPTHHVAIFDTSLRDGEQSPGCSMTASQKLRFAHALAELGVDTIEAGFPASSGAEIDATRAIAREVRGSTLAALARCHSGDIEACAQALDGAARPRIHVFISTSPLHREHKLGLSREQVLERAVMGVELARRYVDDVEFSAEDALRTEPEFLAQVCSAALAAGARTLNIPDTVGYTTPSEIRALFEYLRGHVVGAERAIFSAHCHNDLGLAVANSLAAIEGGARQVECTINGIGERAGNCAMEELVMALRVRGAYYNAHTRIDARRLVPTSRLLSRITGMAVQRNKAIVGQNAFAHESGIHQHGMLKHRGTYEIMNPEDVGWSQSQMVLGRHSGRAALADRLQTLGFVVDEARLNAVFASFKSLAEKKREVFDADLEALVLGADARAARGHRLTRAHVSTGVASDSLPTASVQLVDPDGAAISEAAVGDGPVHALFAALARATGVQLQVESYHVSSVTTGDDAQGQASVTARVDGVELTGSGTSTDILEASALAWLDVANRVLRTQQQPRPMAVAMA from the coding sequence ATGAACCCGCCCGCACCGGACGTACCGGACGTAGCCGCCGAAGCACGAACGCCGACCCACCACGTCGCGATTTTCGACACCAGCCTGCGCGACGGCGAACAGTCGCCAGGCTGCAGCATGACCGCCAGCCAGAAGCTGCGCTTCGCCCACGCCCTGGCCGAACTGGGCGTGGACACCATCGAGGCTGGTTTTCCGGCCAGTTCCGGCGCCGAAATCGACGCGACCCGCGCGATCGCCCGTGAAGTGCGCGGCTCCACCCTGGCCGCGCTGGCGCGCTGCCACAGCGGCGACATCGAAGCCTGCGCGCAAGCGCTGGACGGCGCCGCGCGGCCGCGCATCCATGTGTTCATCTCCACCAGCCCGCTGCATCGCGAACACAAGCTGGGCCTGAGCCGCGAGCAGGTGCTGGAGCGCGCGGTCATGGGCGTGGAACTGGCGCGCCGCTACGTCGACGACGTCGAGTTCTCGGCCGAGGACGCGCTGCGCACCGAACCCGAATTCCTGGCCCAGGTCTGCAGCGCCGCACTGGCCGCCGGCGCGCGCACCCTGAACATTCCCGACACCGTCGGCTACACCACGCCCAGCGAGATCCGCGCGCTGTTCGAGTACCTGCGCGGCCACGTGGTCGGTGCCGAGCGCGCGATCTTCAGCGCGCACTGCCACAACGACCTGGGCCTGGCCGTGGCCAACAGCCTGGCGGCGATCGAGGGCGGTGCGCGCCAGGTCGAGTGCACCATCAACGGCATCGGCGAACGCGCCGGCAACTGCGCGATGGAAGAACTGGTCATGGCCCTGCGCGTGCGCGGCGCCTACTACAACGCCCACACCCGTATCGACGCGCGCCGACTGGTGCCGACCTCGCGCCTGCTCTCGCGCATCACCGGCATGGCCGTGCAGCGCAATAAGGCCATCGTCGGCCAGAACGCGTTCGCGCACGAGTCCGGCATCCATCAGCACGGCATGCTCAAGCACCGCGGCACCTACGAGATCATGAATCCCGAGGACGTGGGCTGGTCACAGTCGCAGATGGTGCTGGGCCGCCACAGCGGCCGCGCCGCGCTGGCCGACCGCCTGCAGACGCTGGGCTTCGTGGTCGACGAGGCGCGCCTGAATGCGGTGTTCGCCAGCTTCAAGTCGCTGGCCGAGAAGAAGCGCGAAGTCTTCGACGCCGACCTGGAAGCGCTGGTGCTCGGCGCCGACGCGCGTGCCGCGCGCGGTCACCGCCTGACCCGCGCGCACGTCAGCACCGGTGTGGCCAGCGACAGCCTGCCCACCGCCAGCGTGCAACTGGTCGACCCCGACGGCGCGGCGATCAGCGAAGCCGCGGTCGGCGACGGCCCGGTGCACGCGCTGTTCGCCGCGCTGGCGCGCGCCACCGGCGTGCAACTGCAGGTGGAGAGCTACCACGTGTCCAGCGTGACCACCGGCGACGACGCCCAGGGCCAAGCCAGCGTGACCGCGCGCGTGGACGGCGTGGAACTAACCGGCTCGGGCACCAGCACCGACATCCTCGAGGCCAGCGCGCTGGCCTGGCTGGACGTGGCCAACCGCGTGCTGCGCACGCAACAGCAACCCAGGCCCATGGCGGTCGCCATGGCTTGA
- the leuC gene encoding 3-isopropylmalate dehydratase large subunit: MTAPKTLFDKLWDAHLVAPESEAVPAVLYIDLHLIHEVTSPQAFAELDARGIAPRRPERTKGTLDHSTPTLPRDEDGRLPYTTAEAENQVDTLRRNCARHGVELFDYDSPHRGIVHVIGPELGLTQPGMTIVCGDSHTATHGAFGALAFGIGTSEVGHVLATQCLLQRKPRTLAITIDGELAPGVGAKDLILHVIGRIGVNGGTGHVIEYRGSTVRGLSMDERMTVCNMSIEAGARAGLIAPDEVTYAYLAGRPRAPQGAEFEAAVARWRELRSDEGARFDREVHIDAADIRPTLTWGTHPGQVTAVDDVLPQASDADDAKALAYMGLSGGAPLTGAPVDVVFVGSCTNSRLSDLREAARVLRGRRVHPRVRMLVVPGSEQVKREAEAEGIDRIVRAAGAEWREPGCSMCIAMNGDLVGPGQLAVSTSNRNFEGRQGKGARTLLASPLTAAACAVAGEVTDPRAYLDAIATEAA; encoded by the coding sequence ATGACCGCACCCAAAACCCTGTTCGACAAACTGTGGGACGCGCACCTGGTCGCGCCCGAGAGCGAGGCCGTACCGGCCGTGCTCTACATCGACCTGCACCTGATCCACGAGGTCACCTCGCCGCAGGCCTTCGCCGAACTCGACGCGCGCGGCATCGCCCCGCGCCGGCCCGAGCGGACCAAGGGCACGCTGGACCATTCCACCCCGACCCTGCCGCGCGACGAAGACGGCCGCCTGCCCTACACCACCGCCGAAGCCGAAAACCAGGTCGACACCCTGCGCCGCAACTGCGCTCGCCACGGCGTGGAGCTGTTCGATTACGACAGCCCGCACCGCGGCATCGTCCACGTGATCGGCCCGGAGCTGGGCCTGACCCAGCCCGGCATGACCATCGTCTGCGGCGACAGCCACACCGCCACCCACGGCGCTTTCGGCGCGCTGGCCTTCGGCATCGGCACCAGCGAGGTCGGCCATGTCTTGGCCACCCAATGCCTGCTGCAGCGCAAGCCGCGCACCCTGGCCATCACCATCGACGGCGAACTCGCTCCCGGCGTGGGCGCCAAGGACCTGATCCTGCACGTGATCGGCCGCATCGGCGTCAACGGCGGCACCGGCCACGTGATCGAGTACCGCGGCTCCACCGTGCGCGGCCTGTCCATGGACGAGCGCATGACCGTGTGCAACATGTCGATCGAAGCCGGCGCGCGCGCCGGCCTGATCGCGCCCGACGAAGTCACCTACGCCTATCTGGCCGGGCGCCCGCGCGCGCCGCAGGGCGCCGAGTTCGAGGCCGCGGTCGCGCGCTGGCGCGAACTGCGCAGCGACGAAGGCGCGCGCTTCGATCGCGAAGTGCATATCGACGCCGCCGATATCCGCCCCACCCTGACCTGGGGCACGCATCCGGGCCAGGTCACGGCAGTGGACGATGTCCTGCCGCAAGCCAGCGACGCCGACGACGCCAAGGCCCTGGCCTACATGGGCCTGAGCGGCGGCGCGCCGCTAACCGGCGCGCCGGTGGACGTGGTGTTCGTGGGCAGCTGCACCAACTCGCGCCTGAGCGATCTGCGCGAGGCCGCGCGCGTGCTCAGGGGCCGCCGCGTGCACCCCCGCGTGCGCATGCTGGTGGTGCCGGGTTCGGAGCAGGTCAAGCGCGAGGCCGAGGCCGAAGGCATCGACCGCATCGTGCGCGCGGCCGGCGCCGAGTGGCGCGAGCCGGGCTGCTCGATGTGCATCGCCATGAACGGCGACCTGGTTGGCCCCGGCCAGCTGGCCGTGTCGACCAGCAACCGCAACTTCGAAGGCCGCCAGGGCAAGGGCGCGCGCACCCTGCTGGCCTCGCCGCTGACCGCGGCCGCCTGCGCGGTGGCCGGCGAG